Proteins found in one Terribacillus sp. DMT04 genomic segment:
- a CDS encoding copper homeostasis protein CutC, producing the protein MLKEVCVENFTKVPEVIAKGADRIELCDNLAAGGTTVSHGVAEVTINYCRSNDVQVMTMIRPRGGDFVYGKEEIEIMKRDLVHVKNLGTDGVVLGCLDADGCIDEQAMSGLLDLAKGLEVTFHMAFDEIRPENQFKAIDWLAEHGVERILTHGGPLATKIEQNLVRLKEYIAYANDKIIILPGGGITTKNLTSITSALNIREVHGTRIVD; encoded by the coding sequence ATGCTTAAAGAAGTCTGCGTAGAGAATTTTACAAAAGTCCCTGAAGTGATTGCTAAAGGAGCTGACAGGATTGAGCTTTGTGACAACCTTGCAGCCGGTGGGACAACAGTAAGCCATGGTGTAGCCGAAGTAACGATTAACTATTGCCGCAGTAATGATGTTCAGGTTATGACAATGATAAGGCCAAGGGGCGGCGATTTTGTTTACGGTAAAGAAGAAATAGAGATCATGAAGCGGGATCTTGTTCATGTAAAGAATTTAGGAACAGACGGAGTGGTGTTAGGTTGTTTAGATGCCGATGGCTGTATTGATGAACAAGCTATGAGCGGCTTACTAGATTTAGCCAAAGGACTAGAGGTCACCTTTCACATGGCATTTGATGAAATACGGCCTGAGAATCAGTTTAAAGCAATTGATTGGCTGGCCGAACATGGCGTGGAACGAATTCTAACGCATGGAGGTCCTTTAGCTACTAAGATTGAACAGAATCTAGTCAGGCTGAAGGAATATATTGCATATGCAAATGACAAAATTATTATTCTCCCCGGCGGAGGAATTACAACGAAGAATCTTACATCAATCACATCTGCTTTAAATATCCGAGAAGTTCATGGGACAAGAATCGTTGATTGA
- a CDS encoding class I SAM-dependent methyltransferase: protein MNLKLQKKITTVDSIERLPAEEMFELLSMKEGDNVLDLGAGTGYVSLAIAKRVNTVHAFDMDQDILAYLDTQAKERGISNINTVEGDFRKIPLDDKLINITIASISLHEVQPLSTALKEINRVLDDKGLLLCIDFEETASTSGRRVSSKDMAAEMQNAGFTIVDTIFPTTKIMNQSIYMILAQK from the coding sequence ATGAATCTTAAATTACAGAAAAAAATCACCACAGTAGATAGTATTGAGAGATTGCCGGCAGAAGAAATGTTCGAGTTATTGTCTATGAAGGAAGGTGATAACGTATTAGACCTTGGAGCTGGTACAGGTTATGTTTCGCTGGCCATTGCAAAGCGAGTTAATACGGTACATGCATTCGATATGGATCAAGACATACTTGCCTACTTGGATACACAGGCAAAGGAAAGGGGCATATCGAACATTAACACAGTTGAAGGAGATTTCCGCAAGATACCATTAGATGACAAGCTGATAAATATCACGATTGCCTCGATTTCTTTGCATGAAGTGCAGCCCCTTTCAACGGCTCTAAAGGAAATCAACAGAGTTCTGGATGATAAGGGCTTGCTTTTGTGTATTGATTTTGAGGAGACAGCGTCTACATCAGGACGCAGAGTGTCATCGAAAGATATGGCAGCAGAGATGCAGAATGCGGGCTTTACAATCGTTGATACAATCTTCCCCACAACCAAAATCATGAATCAGTCTATATACATGATTCTTGCTCAAAAATAA
- a CDS encoding nucleotide pyrophosphohydrolase, with protein sequence MSDVQHLIDEINKFRDERDWRQYHNPKDLAISISIEAAELLEDFQWINSGEALMRNSENIREEIADVLIYSLMLCSDLGLDVKKIVEEKIVKNERKYPVEDVNN encoded by the coding sequence ATGAGCGATGTTCAGCATTTAATTGACGAAATAAACAAATTTAGAGATGAACGTGATTGGAGACAGTACCACAATCCAAAGGATCTTGCAATCTCAATATCCATTGAAGCAGCTGAACTGTTAGAAGACTTTCAATGGATTAACAGTGGTGAAGCTCTTATGAGAAATAGCGAAAATATTCGCGAGGAAATTGCAGACGTCTTAATCTATTCATTGATGTTATGCTCTGATCTTGGATTGGATGTTAAGAAGATTGTTGAAGAGAAAATTGTTAAGAATGAAAGAAAGTATCCTGTTGAGGATGTTAACAATTAA
- a CDS encoding DUF2075 domain-containing protein, whose protein sequence is MSELVFEMQEFNRDSYNIAKGIHLNNYPIVYILYNEKKKPTAYIGQTVHAARRLKNHLDNKRRKNLDRSILIGHEKFNQSATYNIESNLINFFIADNHYQLQNVSQTSTREMHNYYDKPFYNEELFKTIWDNLLKEHIVSNTLENLRNKDIYKLSPYKELSPLQIDIKNDILDFCKEHIKKDGNHVITIEGDAGTGKSVLLSSLFNTIQDLSREEGSNLESTDNYLLVNNGEMLKTYKSIANSLPNIKKKSLKRPTPFINERTRSGTSADIVLIDEAHLLLTKEDTYNNFHYDNQLDEIIKRSKITVVIFDPKQVLKIKSYWNERLLEEITNQYSAKKVKLTDQMRMNANHETINWINRFVTKKILPLPLQTGSEFELEVFENAESFKHAIEDKNNKFGLSRIVSTFDYLHKKDNETYIVNEEGINMPWNNTSNNVAWAENPESIREVGSIYTVQGFDLNYVGVVLGPSVGYDKRTGLLVIDPSKYKDTGAFTSRSDLSYEKNQEVKEEIILNSINVLMKRGIRGLYIYATDPALRQHLLDLDRRRKA, encoded by the coding sequence ATGAGTGAACTAGTATTTGAAATGCAAGAATTTAATAGAGATTCTTATAATATCGCTAAAGGTATTCATTTAAACAATTATCCTATTGTCTATATTCTATATAACGAAAAAAAGAAGCCAACTGCGTATATTGGACAAACAGTTCACGCTGCAAGAAGATTAAAGAATCATCTAGATAATAAGCGGCGGAAGAATCTAGACCGCTCTATTCTAATTGGACACGAAAAGTTCAACCAGTCTGCAACATATAATATAGAGTCCAATCTTATTAATTTTTTTATTGCCGATAACCACTACCAGCTACAAAATGTAAGTCAAACCAGCACAAGAGAAATGCACAATTACTATGATAAACCTTTCTACAATGAAGAACTTTTTAAAACAATCTGGGATAACCTTCTTAAAGAACATATTGTAAGTAATACTCTTGAGAACCTTCGAAACAAGGATATCTATAAACTCTCACCTTATAAGGAACTGTCCCCTCTGCAGATTGACATCAAGAATGATATTTTAGATTTCTGTAAGGAACATATAAAAAAAGATGGCAATCATGTTATTACAATCGAAGGAGATGCAGGGACTGGTAAGAGTGTTCTGTTGAGTTCTTTGTTTAACACGATTCAAGATCTGTCCAGGGAGGAAGGATCCAACTTAGAAAGCACTGATAATTACCTTCTTGTGAACAATGGTGAAATGCTGAAGACATATAAAAGCATTGCTAACAGTCTACCTAACATTAAGAAAAAAAGTCTTAAGAGGCCTACGCCTTTCATCAATGAAAGAACAAGGTCGGGAACTAGTGCTGACATCGTTCTTATAGATGAAGCTCATTTACTTTTAACGAAGGAAGATACCTATAATAATTTTCACTATGATAATCAATTGGATGAGATTATAAAACGCAGCAAGATTACTGTCGTCATATTCGACCCAAAACAAGTTCTAAAGATTAAAAGCTATTGGAATGAGCGTTTACTCGAAGAGATTACCAATCAGTATTCAGCTAAAAAAGTAAAACTGACAGATCAAATGAGAATGAACGCCAACCACGAAACAATTAATTGGATTAACCGTTTTGTAACCAAAAAAATATTACCATTACCTTTACAAACAGGTTCTGAATTTGAACTTGAGGTATTTGAAAATGCGGAGTCATTTAAGCATGCTATAGAAGATAAAAATAATAAGTTTGGATTATCCCGTATTGTTTCAACCTTTGACTATTTACATAAAAAAGATAATGAAACCTACATTGTTAATGAGGAAGGCATAAACATGCCTTGGAATAATACATCAAATAACGTAGCTTGGGCTGAAAATCCTGAATCTATTAGAGAAGTTGGATCAATTTATACTGTCCAAGGCTTCGACCTTAACTATGTCGGTGTAGTTCTTGGCCCATCTGTAGGTTATGATAAAAGAACAGGTCTACTAGTTATTGATCCATCCAAATATAAAGATACAGGTGCATTCACATCACGTTCAGATTTGTCATATGAAAAGAATCAAGAAGTCAAAGAAGAAATTATACTCAATTCCATTAATGTCCTAATGAAACGCGGAATTCGTGGATTATATATTTATGCGACAGATCCTGCATTGAGACAACACCTACTAGATTTAGACAGGAGGAGAAAGGCATGA
- the rlmH gene encoding 23S rRNA (pseudouridine(1915)-N(3))-methyltransferase RlmH has protein sequence MKITIISVGKLKEKYLKQGIEEYTKRLGAYAKVDLIEVPDEKAPENLSEADMQIVKQKEGDRILSKIGPDDHVISLEIKGQMITSEQLASKIDSLATYGKSKIAFVIGGSLGLSEEVMQRSDYALSFSKMTFPHQLMKLVLVEQVYRAFRIIKGEPYHK, from the coding sequence ATGAAAATTACCATCATCAGCGTCGGCAAATTAAAAGAAAAATACCTCAAGCAAGGCATAGAAGAATACACCAAACGCCTCGGCGCTTACGCCAAGGTAGATCTAATCGAAGTACCGGACGAAAAAGCCCCTGAAAACTTAAGTGAAGCCGACATGCAAATCGTCAAACAAAAAGAAGGCGACCGCATATTGTCGAAAATTGGCCCCGACGACCACGTCATTTCCCTGGAAATAAAAGGCCAAATGATCACATCTGAACAACTCGCGTCGAAAATTGACAGTCTAGCGACATATGGCAAAAGTAAAATTGCCTTTGTTATAGGCGGATCCCTAGGTTTGAGCGAAGAAGTGATGCAGCGGAGTGATTATGCGCTGTCGTTCTCGAAAATGACATTCCCGCATCAGTTGATGAAGCTGGTGTTGGTGGAGCAGGTTTATCGGGCGTTTCGGATTATTAAGGGGGAACCGTACCATAAGTAA
- a CDS encoding PAS domain-containing sensor histidine kinase translates to MIIGILICAIGLLPFFLAWSMSKVYDETKLSAGMIIYMILITIWQLDTGVLYFKDILSEDTVLFLFKLFRIGPTFGLSIVLYVAYRIIIDQPSVVKKGNWLDVFYAFFTKKALIVFTIWSAVVYVINWTDLGVKGLTVTHSRFTGVYYFPDYGPLFWVYLLHMAIIVFFLIILPILSMRIRNSYFKNFLMGFSLNALLLVIPGILNFFPLTGVLTSSIGVILFSVVNMHIFVKLNVELKVHSFELMQKQKKLDYTGHLTGSLIHEVKNTNSIIKGFSSLMDKKGSFGEGDKRKLNMIANASDHLEELTNNYRTYMKSPAVTYKTDDLVKIIQESIAFTGGMLEENKVELEFTNIYSPLNVYLNKTNLKQVFINLIKNSVEAMPENRTRKKITISTEVDDRSIIVHFIDTGEGILPENWVSIFDPFVSVGNKSEGMGLGLAFVKKMMIEHLGDINIVDSSLNGTHFKLVLPQEGMLSGGGNIS, encoded by the coding sequence ATGATTATTGGTATATTAATTTGTGCCATTGGGTTACTGCCGTTTTTTTTAGCATGGAGCATGAGCAAGGTATACGATGAAACAAAGTTATCGGCAGGCATGATTATATATATGATTTTGATTACAATTTGGCAGTTGGATACCGGAGTTCTTTATTTTAAGGATATTCTGTCAGAGGATACGGTTCTATTTCTGTTCAAGTTGTTTCGGATAGGACCAACTTTCGGTCTATCAATAGTATTATATGTAGCTTATAGAATTATTATAGACCAGCCATCAGTGGTGAAAAAGGGAAATTGGCTGGACGTTTTTTATGCTTTTTTCACCAAGAAAGCACTTATTGTCTTCACTATATGGAGTGCTGTTGTATATGTGATAAATTGGACTGACTTAGGTGTTAAAGGATTGACTGTGACCCATTCAAGGTTTACTGGTGTTTATTATTTTCCTGATTACGGACCGCTATTTTGGGTGTATCTTTTGCACATGGCTATTATTGTCTTTTTCTTAATTATTCTACCTATATTGTCGATGAGAATACGAAATTCATACTTTAAGAACTTCCTTATGGGTTTTTCACTTAATGCGTTGCTGCTGGTCATACCAGGAATCTTGAATTTCTTTCCTTTAACTGGCGTTCTTACTAGCAGCATTGGTGTCATTTTATTTTCAGTGGTCAACATGCACATTTTTGTGAAGTTGAATGTAGAATTGAAGGTTCATTCTTTTGAATTAATGCAAAAACAGAAAAAACTAGATTACACGGGTCACCTGACTGGCAGTTTGATTCATGAAGTGAAAAACACAAACTCTATTATTAAAGGTTTCTCCAGCTTGATGGACAAAAAGGGTTCCTTTGGTGAAGGGGATAAACGAAAACTGAATATGATAGCGAATGCATCGGACCATTTAGAGGAGCTGACAAATAATTATCGTACGTACATGAAGTCACCTGCAGTGACTTATAAAACAGATGATCTTGTGAAAATCATTCAAGAGTCTATTGCATTTACAGGAGGGATGCTCGAAGAAAACAAGGTTGAGCTGGAATTTACAAATATATATTCACCGCTCAATGTGTATCTGAATAAGACCAACTTGAAACAAGTGTTTATAAATTTGATTAAAAATAGTGTGGAAGCAATGCCTGAAAACAGGACGAGGAAGAAGATAACCATCAGCACCGAGGTTGATGATAGAAGTATAATTGTCCACTTTATAGACACGGGGGAGGGTATACTACCTGAAAACTGGGTGAGTATATTCGATCCTTTTGTGTCAGTGGGAAATAAAAGTGAAGGAATGGGATTGGGTCTGGCCTTTGTGAAGAAAATGATGATTGAACACCTGGGAGATATAAATATAGTCGACAGTTCACTGAATGGCACCCATTTCAAGCTGGTATTACCACAAGAAGGAATGCTGAGTGGCGGTGGCAATATAAGTTGA
- a CDS encoding glycosyltransferase family 2 protein codes for MIRDMLEVLSHFIFYIGILFTLLFVYKMIYVVVAFKARREESPKEQDVPLSKYAFLIPARNEELVIGQLIQSIKDQDYPKELYDIFVVADNCTDNTAKIAREAGAIVTERFNENQIGKGYALKHVLNVIDVNYAAANYDGYFVFDADNLLDKNYIAEMNKTFNEGYRIVTSYRNSKNHDENWITSGYALWFLYEAEFLNRPRMFLKTSCAVSGTGFLIHSDVIKENGGWVHHLLTEDIEFTVSQIIQGDKIGYCGSAVFYDEQPSTFSQSWKQRLRWAKGFYQVFMNYGKGLSHGVVRGKGNKLSCFDMMMTVMPIMILTVLSLLTNILILVLVAIEGRGLAETYTTGVAIGILTMYGSLFLLGLITTIAEWNKIRCPNWKKIFYLFTFPLFMFTYLPISLFALFKRIEWKPIRHTVVKSLDDLRES; via the coding sequence ATGATCAGAGATATGTTAGAGGTTTTGAGTCACTTTATTTTCTATATAGGGATTTTATTTACACTGTTATTTGTATATAAGATGATCTATGTAGTTGTTGCGTTTAAGGCAAGAAGAGAGGAATCTCCAAAGGAACAAGATGTCCCTCTGTCTAAGTACGCTTTCTTAATCCCGGCACGAAATGAAGAGCTGGTAATCGGTCAGCTGATCCAGAGCATAAAGGATCAAGATTACCCAAAAGAATTATATGACATCTTTGTCGTGGCCGATAACTGTACTGATAATACAGCCAAGATTGCCAGAGAGGCAGGAGCAATTGTTACAGAACGCTTTAATGAGAATCAAATTGGAAAAGGATATGCACTAAAGCATGTACTAAACGTCATAGATGTGAATTATGCCGCTGCTAATTATGATGGCTACTTTGTCTTTGATGCGGACAATCTTCTTGATAAGAACTATATTGCAGAGATGAATAAAACCTTTAACGAGGGATACAGAATCGTAACCAGTTATCGAAATTCCAAAAACCACGATGAGAATTGGATTACCTCTGGTTACGCACTTTGGTTTCTGTATGAAGCGGAATTCCTTAACCGCCCAAGAATGTTCCTCAAGACAAGTTGTGCTGTTTCGGGAACAGGCTTCTTAATCCATTCGGATGTAATAAAAGAGAACGGAGGCTGGGTGCATCATCTGCTCACAGAGGACATTGAATTCACAGTCTCTCAAATCATTCAAGGTGACAAAATCGGATATTGCGGCAGCGCCGTGTTTTATGACGAACAGCCGTCTACATTCAGTCAGTCTTGGAAGCAGCGATTACGCTGGGCAAAAGGGTTTTACCAAGTGTTTATGAATTACGGAAAAGGACTGTCCCATGGAGTGGTTCGAGGTAAAGGAAATAAACTTTCCTGCTTTGACATGATGATGACAGTCATGCCAATTATGATCTTAACAGTACTCAGTCTGCTCACTAATATATTGATACTGGTACTTGTGGCGATAGAAGGCCGAGGACTTGCCGAGACTTATACGACAGGAGTAGCAATTGGCATTCTAACTATGTATGGTTCTTTGTTTCTGCTGGGATTGATCACAACCATTGCCGAGTGGAATAAGATTCGCTGTCCGAACTGGAAAAAGATCTTCTATTTATTCACGTTTCCGCTCTTTATGTTTACATATCTGCCTATATCCTTGTTTGCTCTATTCAAGAGAATTGAATGGAAACCGATCAGGCATACAGTCGTCAAATCCCTTGATGACCTGCGGGAGAGTTAA
- a CDS encoding BCCT family transporter — MKNASAVFYASIAIVAALVIMGVTIPDTLESATTNTQAFITDTFGWYYLGIVAVFVLVCFYLLVSPVGRIKLGKPDDKPEFSKPTWLAMLFSAGVGIGLIFYGTAEPISHYAISSPTGELGTDQGIKDAMRFTFFHWGIHAWAIYGTVALVLGYFTFRKGERALISKTLRPLLGKHVDGPLGKVIDTIAVISTVIGVATTLGFGAAQINGGLSYLFDVPSNMTTQTIIVVIVTILFMISALTGLSKGIKILSNLNMGLTALLFIMVFFFGSTIFTLNLFIDTLGGYIQQFVNMSLRIAPLSEESRSWINGWTIFYWSWWIAWSPFVGIFIARVSKGRTIREFVTYVLIVPSLISFLWFTTMGGAAIKAELAGMVSISSLSNEQSLFGVLEGFPLSMALSILAILIIVTFFVTSADSGTFVLGMMTTNGSQNPSTQIKVIWGVFLAITALALLYSGGLQALQNTMIIVALPFSVIMGFMVISLLKSLNKEAKELGIGQIRRPKPKATK, encoded by the coding sequence ATGAAGAATGCCTCAGCAGTGTTTTATGCATCAATAGCGATTGTGGCAGCTCTTGTTATTATGGGAGTCACCATTCCTGATACGCTAGAGAGTGCCACAACGAACACACAAGCTTTTATTACGGATACCTTTGGCTGGTATTACTTAGGTATAGTAGCTGTGTTTGTATTAGTATGTTTCTATTTATTAGTAAGTCCAGTTGGACGTATCAAACTTGGTAAACCAGATGATAAGCCTGAATTCTCTAAGCCAACGTGGCTTGCCATGCTATTTAGCGCTGGTGTGGGAATTGGTTTAATTTTCTACGGAACGGCTGAACCGATCAGTCACTATGCAATTAGTTCACCTACAGGGGAGCTTGGAACTGATCAAGGTATTAAAGATGCTATGCGTTTTACATTCTTCCACTGGGGAATTCATGCATGGGCAATCTACGGTACTGTTGCTTTAGTACTGGGTTATTTTACATTTAGAAAAGGTGAGCGTGCCTTAATCAGTAAAACCTTGCGTCCATTACTTGGTAAGCATGTAGATGGGCCACTCGGTAAAGTAATTGATACGATAGCAGTTATTTCGACTGTAATTGGGGTTGCAACTACATTAGGGTTTGGTGCAGCGCAAATAAATGGCGGACTGTCTTATTTGTTCGACGTTCCAAGTAATATGACGACGCAAACGATTATTGTAGTTATTGTTACCATTTTATTTATGATCTCCGCTTTAACTGGTTTGAGCAAAGGAATTAAAATCTTGAGTAACCTGAATATGGGGCTTACTGCTCTGCTATTCATCATGGTATTCTTCTTCGGCTCAACGATATTTACACTTAACTTGTTTATTGATACGTTAGGCGGTTACATACAGCAATTCGTTAATATGAGCTTACGTATCGCACCATTAAGTGAAGAATCCCGCAGCTGGATCAACGGCTGGACAATTTTCTATTGGTCTTGGTGGATTGCTTGGTCCCCATTTGTTGGTATCTTTATCGCTCGTGTATCAAAAGGAAGAACCATCCGTGAGTTTGTTACGTATGTTCTAATTGTTCCATCTCTCATTAGTTTCTTATGGTTCACTACTATGGGTGGTGCGGCAATCAAAGCTGAATTAGCAGGAATGGTCTCTATTTCGTCACTATCAAATGAGCAATCGCTATTCGGTGTACTAGAAGGATTTCCATTAAGCATGGCGCTATCTATTCTAGCTATTCTAATTATCGTAACGTTCTTTGTTACTTCTGCTGACTCCGGTACATTTGTTTTGGGTATGATGACAACAAACGGTTCTCAAAACCCAAGTACCCAAATCAAAGTAATATGGGGTGTGTTCCTAGCCATTACGGCACTTGCTTTGCTTTATTCAGGTGGATTGCAGGCCCTGCAAAACACGATGATTATCGTAGCCCTCCCGTTCTCGGTGATAATGGGCTTCATGGTAATCAGTTTACTTAAATCATTAAATAAAGAAGCGAAAGAATTAGGAATCGGTCAAATTAGAAGACCAAAACCGAAAGCAACGAAGTAA
- a CDS encoding CPBP family intramembrane glutamic endopeptidase — MKKSFTSIEQGKNSFWRYLLSLLTIIFFILISGFFYALALSLIDPAALDTPELILGRPIADLALSHIPMFAWVLGIWFSIAVIHKRSLRTLITPYSKINWKKILYGFLVFFGLMAVESIVEFIIFPQSYSLHPFDFLNYMWLVLVAVLLVPIQTTCEELMFRGFILQWAGKWLRNPILLSIIVGLIFGSLHFVNPEMNRGAIVVGFHYVFIGFMFTYIAVKSNSAELSIGAHAANNVFLVLFIVSDNSVVGDIPSLFIVSEQSPYISTISSAIVLVAFYLITVKRKKHRRLNEEEEQSA, encoded by the coding sequence ATGAAAAAATCATTTACAAGTATTGAACAAGGAAAGAATAGTTTTTGGCGCTATTTACTATCTCTCCTAACCATTATATTTTTTATTCTAATAAGCGGTTTCTTCTATGCACTTGCATTATCTCTAATAGACCCAGCTGCATTAGATACACCCGAATTAATCTTAGGAAGACCAATAGCAGATCTTGCTTTATCTCATATACCAATGTTTGCTTGGGTATTAGGTATATGGTTCAGCATTGCTGTCATCCATAAAAGATCATTAAGAACCCTGATTACACCATATTCAAAAATCAATTGGAAGAAGATACTTTATGGATTTCTAGTTTTCTTCGGCCTTATGGCAGTGGAGAGTATCGTGGAATTTATCATCTTTCCACAATCGTATTCATTACATCCGTTCGATTTCTTAAACTATATGTGGCTGGTATTGGTTGCAGTCTTACTCGTGCCAATCCAAACTACTTGTGAGGAGTTGATGTTTAGGGGATTTATCTTGCAGTGGGCAGGAAAATGGTTGAGAAACCCTATCTTATTGTCTATCATAGTAGGCTTAATATTCGGTTCTCTGCATTTTGTAAATCCAGAGATGAATAGAGGAGCTATAGTTGTAGGCTTCCATTATGTATTCATTGGCTTTATGTTCACGTATATTGCAGTCAAAAGTAATTCTGCGGAATTATCTATTGGAGCTCATGCTGCTAATAACGTATTTCTTGTATTGTTTATTGTAAGTGATAACAGCGTAGTAGGAGATATTCCGTCTCTATTTATCGTTTCAGAACAGTCTCCTTATATTAGTACAATATCGT
- a CDS encoding IclR family transcriptional regulator, producing MNEVGTLKKGLDIFLLILKQPNLTVLEIMNALEINKSTTYRLVNTLEQNQFIVRTDNNRYQLSNALSSMILQNENVPSYELDWKAVPAMKKLGQQTKETIYTGMLLDLEVVITQVMNGQYTTRTHMEIGANSPIHHNAIGKCILAHLEETSRERILNALSLETYTENTIVTKEALAEELQKIREVGYSVDDEEGELGVRCIAAPIWKNNKVIAAVALTGPSVRISTEKDDYHANLVQECAKEITTSIAQD from the coding sequence ATGAATGAAGTCGGCACCTTAAAGAAAGGGTTAGACATTTTTTTGTTGATACTAAAACAACCTAACCTTACCGTATTAGAAATCATGAATGCGCTGGAAATTAATAAAAGTACGACATATAGACTTGTTAACACATTAGAACAAAATCAATTTATTGTGCGCACTGACAATAACCGGTATCAACTATCCAATGCTTTATCATCCATGATCCTGCAAAACGAAAATGTTCCTTCCTATGAATTAGACTGGAAAGCCGTTCCTGCCATGAAAAAGCTGGGGCAGCAAACGAAGGAAACAATCTATACAGGCATGTTACTGGATTTGGAAGTTGTTATTACGCAGGTGATGAACGGACAATACACGACAAGAACGCATATGGAAATCGGTGCAAACAGTCCTATTCATCATAACGCCATCGGCAAATGCATCTTAGCTCATCTCGAAGAAACGAGCAGAGAAAGAATCTTAAACGCACTATCATTAGAAACGTATACGGAAAATACCATTGTCACCAAAGAAGCATTAGCGGAAGAGCTGCAAAAAATCCGAGAAGTTGGCTATAGTGTTGATGATGAAGAAGGAGAATTAGGCGTCCGCTGTATTGCTGCTCCAATCTGGAAAAACAACAAAGTCATCGCAGCCGTTGCTTTGACCGGTCCTTCTGTCCGCATCTCCACAGAGAAAGACGACTATCACGCAAACTTAGTTCAGGAATGTGCAAAAGAAATCACTACTTCGATTGCACAAGACTAA